One stretch of Arachis hypogaea cultivar Tifrunner chromosome 20, arahy.Tifrunner.gnm2.J5K5, whole genome shotgun sequence DNA includes these proteins:
- the LOC112783751 gene encoding hexokinase-1-like, producing the protein MQKIGLDMRVSALVNDTIGTLAGGRFYNQDVIAAVILGTGTNAAYVERANAIPKWHGPLPKSGGMVINMEWGNFRSSHLPLTEYDVALDAESLNPGEQIFDKLISGMYLGDIVRRALLKMVEEADFFGDTVPPKLRVPFILRYAC; encoded by the exons ATGCAAAAAATTGGCTTGGATATGCGAGTTTCAGCTCTA GTTAATGATACCATTGGAACACTAGCTGGAGGCAGATTCTACAATCAGGATGTCATTGCTGCTGTGATCCTTGGTACAGGGACAAATGCAGCATATGTGGAACGTGCAAATGCTATTCCAAAATGGCATGGCCCTCTCCCGAAATCAGGAGGCATG GTTATAAACATGGAGTGGGGTAATTTCCGATCCTCACATCTTCCTCTAACAGAATATGATGTAGCTCTAGATGCTGAGAGCTTAAACCCTGGAGAGCAG ATATTTGATAAGTTGATTTCTGGTATGTATTTGGGGGACATTGTAAGGAGAGCTTTATTGAAGATGGTTGAAGAAGCTGACTTTTTTGGAGATACAGTTCCCCCCAAGTTGAGAGTTCCTTTCATACTCAGGTATGCATGCTAG